A window from Pseudomonas frederiksbergensis encodes these proteins:
- a CDS encoding monovalent cation:proton antiporter-2 (CPA2) family protein: MPHEGNLLQAAVVFLFAAVLTVPLAKRLQLGAVLGYLFAGVIIGPSVLGLIGNPQSVSHISELGVVLLLFIIGLELSPRRLWVMRKSVFGVGLAQVLLTGTLIGVLALFVFGQPLNSAIVLGLGLALSSTAFGLQSLAERKELTSPHGRLAFAILLFQDIAAIPLIAMVPLLAGGDHTSSAGEGLNHGLRVLGSIAVMVIGGRYLLRPVFRVVAKTGLPEVSTATALLVVMGTAWLMDLVGVSMALGAFLAGLLLADSEYRHELEAQIEPFKGLLLGLFFISVGMGANLSLLLSAPITVLGLTLLLIAIKLPLLFVVGRLAGGLGKVSAIRLGIVLAAGGEFAFVVFKIGRDQGLFEPNLYDLLVLTITLSMAVTPLLLLICARLVSPKVQPVVVPEKFREIDTDTPRVVIAGMGRMGQIVARILRAQNIKFVALDTSVETIELSRSFGGVPVFYGDPMRPEILSAAKVEQAEYFVIATDDPDTNIKTAELVHKLYPHIKIIARARNRQHVHRLVDLGAEAIRETYYSSLEMSRRTLVGLGLTQAQADARIKRFKHHDEQVLEAQHMIYDDAAKVLQTAQEARAELARLFESDQLEEESGKA; this comes from the coding sequence ATGCCCCATGAAGGCAACCTGCTGCAAGCCGCTGTCGTGTTTCTGTTCGCTGCGGTGCTCACCGTTCCCTTGGCCAAGCGCCTGCAACTGGGGGCGGTGCTGGGTTACCTGTTTGCCGGCGTGATCATCGGCCCGTCGGTGCTGGGCTTGATTGGCAATCCGCAAAGCGTCAGCCACATATCCGAACTCGGGGTGGTGTTGCTGCTGTTCATCATTGGCCTGGAACTGTCGCCGCGACGTTTGTGGGTGATGCGCAAATCGGTGTTCGGCGTTGGTCTGGCGCAGGTGTTGCTGACGGGCACGCTGATTGGTGTGCTGGCGTTGTTCGTGTTCGGCCAACCGTTGAACAGTGCGATCGTTCTGGGCTTGGGCCTGGCGCTGTCGTCTACGGCATTCGGATTGCAAAGCCTGGCCGAGCGCAAGGAACTGACCAGCCCCCACGGGCGTTTGGCATTTGCGATTCTGCTGTTCCAGGACATCGCCGCTATCCCGCTGATCGCCATGGTGCCGTTGCTGGCGGGCGGCGATCACACCAGCAGCGCGGGTGAAGGCCTCAATCACGGCTTGCGCGTGCTGGGCAGCATCGCGGTGATGGTGATCGGTGGCCGATACCTGTTGCGGCCGGTGTTCCGGGTGGTGGCCAAGACCGGTTTGCCGGAAGTCTCCACGGCCACCGCATTGCTGGTGGTGATGGGCACGGCATGGCTGATGGACCTGGTCGGCGTGTCCATGGCGCTGGGGGCGTTTCTCGCCGGGTTGCTGCTGGCGGACTCCGAATACCGCCACGAACTGGAAGCGCAAATCGAGCCGTTCAAGGGATTGCTGCTGGGGCTGTTTTTCATCAGTGTCGGCATGGGCGCGAACCTGAGCCTGCTCCTGAGCGCCCCGATCACGGTGCTGGGCCTGACCCTGCTGCTGATCGCAATCAAATTGCCGCTGTTGTTCGTTGTCGGTCGGTTGGCCGGTGGCTTGGGCAAGGTCAGTGCGATTCGCCTAGGCATCGTGCTCGCGGCCGGTGGTGAATTTGCATTTGTGGTGTTCAAGATTGGCCGCGATCAGGGGCTGTTCGAGCCGAACCTGTACGACTTGCTGGTGCTGACCATCACCTTGTCGATGGCGGTGACGCCATTGCTGTTGCTGATTTGCGCGCGACTGGTCAGCCCCAAGGTTCAACCGGTGGTGGTGCCGGAGAAATTCCGCGAAATCGATACCGACACGCCACGCGTGGTGATTGCCGGCATGGGCCGTATGGGGCAGATCGTTGCGCGGATTCTGCGCGCGCAGAACATCAAGTTCGTCGCCCTCGACACCTCGGTGGAAACCATCGAACTGTCGCGCAGTTTCGGCGGTGTGCCGGTGTTCTACGGCGACCCGATGCGCCCGGAGATCCTCAGTGCGGCCAAGGTCGAGCAGGCGGAGTACTTTGTCATCGCCACCGACGACCCGGACACCAACATCAAGACCGCCGAACTGGTGCACAAACTCTACCCGCACATCAAAATCATCGCCCGGGCACGGAACCGCCAGCATGTGCATCGCTTGGTGGACCTTGGCGCCGAGGCCATCCGGGAAACCTATTATTCGAGTCTGGAAATGAGCCGGCGCACGCTGGTCGGCCTGGGGCTGACCCAGGCCCAGGCCGATGCGCGGATCAAGCGTTTCAAGCATCACGACGAGCAGGTGCTTGAGGCCCAGCACATGATTTATGACGATGCGGCGAAGGTCTTGCAGACGGCGCAGGAAGCCCGGGCGGAATTGGCGAGATTGTTTGAGTCGGATCAACTGGAAGAAGAATCAGGCAAGGCATAA